The following coding sequences lie in one Pectobacterium sp. A5351 genomic window:
- a CDS encoding amino acid adenylation domain-containing protein, giving the protein MTSSQKSFAMTRIQKGIWITELKYPGTNMFNIGGSCSVAKALTVPRLICAIEKTIREIQCLNFTLNNDTPPLLIQSEQKNIDIAFNDFSQSAQPQLAFQQWRQRCLSERINLSVCSYFFSAYKVTDSYYGFLIKVHHLVCDGVSMQNIIRRVCENYDDIDSVSGVHLTADDQSYFLQLEDDYLSGAQYQRDKLFWRQTLAGRIESSNFILGNRSISPRSMRAIYAIPAEVDSQIKQACSTLGCTESLFYYAAVALMLSRFTDSECVSFGFPLHGRKKADLKRNAMTVSTVPVQIRVDESASFADLIKGASAQNNRLYRHQKYDYTELVQDNRMLYSANALFDVSFNYANTHYDVQLAGQPLIVEDIAPGEQHYSIQFLFKALVNGEKTEIYCDYKTEEYERQQIDSTVQSLLALLEAVSANPHRQLLTLAPLPQQDLHRITTAHLNAPPAESSVVSLFFAAAKENDARIAVIDSQQTLTYRALAQQVCDISAHLSSAGVEAGSRVAILLPKSAELVATLLAVMALGAAYIPLEKDMPQERINYIVHDSECALVISCQQWAELLPSGIRWCDSAIFTSVATKAALPDLALSCRPTTLAYLIYTSGSTGQPKGTLIRHAELVNYCQWAARQYYPHKSDVAAFYTPLTFDLTVTSLFPALLAGAAIKVYTENESFILNDIIQDGVATVVKCTPSHLRAIQNETVGRECAVKRFVVGGENLKTSVAKSTWHQFGGRVDILNEYGPTETVVGCMIHRFDPQKDVGSSVPIGEPIDNTQIYIVDRFGRHCAPYMKGEMIIAGNGVSAGYWNRKEMTRQKFIRDKYYPQQRAYHSGDLAWRTANSGIIYSGRIDNQVKIRGHRIEIEEIEVKLLAHEAVQDGTILVDGVGSDTATIKAFVVLQSDASISAEDLKHYLADHLLPYMVPQSIQCVDEIPLTFNGKIDSARLLALQPDEVVTANAQPMNTLERTVFEAFKRVLGGSQFSMYSDFYQAGGDSIKAIQLVTLLQKHGLAVTAKDVLQLPVPKSLCHLIASRVHQAKETSPAPTSFAPTPIIKWFGDLSLPRPEIYHQMLCVSLPQALGQEALASIFDLLVQAHPILNCAVKDNDLMLQVRQEKWPGIQRVAVGAPGQAVAVAEALLSQARWPEDALFQAVLLDGENSVEQELMLLAHHLVIDGVSWHLLIADLTTLVEQHLQRQTLNLPAANNHYAQWVAFIDGDAHKVSDVERAFWQEQISATPLFDNQTRVSESATLGLFSVTLADVTFARFTLLCTRLKIRPNELLFSLYTYALFRVFHQSEFTVEIEGIGRTSARCDIDLSRNIGWFTAVYPLKSSCKEDIFQHIRQTKRHIRQVSDNGIAWQAMRYSQGGERWQRPGNLPRFNYLGDFSDTHHQSSVNIRYIHPYAISAVENVYSDVLDFNIYWEGECKVSVSYVEQVITPQQLNAIVDNMANQINRLMELTPADAIQFYLSSDFPTISLTDSELEKLVFALPSS; this is encoded by the coding sequence ATGACTTCAAGTCAAAAGTCTTTTGCTATGACAAGGATACAAAAAGGTATCTGGATTACCGAACTTAAATATCCGGGTACGAATATGTTTAATATCGGCGGCAGTTGTAGCGTCGCGAAAGCGTTAACGGTTCCACGTTTAATATGCGCTATAGAGAAAACAATCCGAGAAATACAATGTTTGAATTTTACACTAAACAATGATACTCCTCCTTTGTTAATCCAGTCCGAGCAGAAAAATATTGATATTGCCTTTAATGATTTCAGTCAGTCGGCACAGCCGCAGTTGGCATTTCAGCAGTGGCGCCAGCGTTGTTTATCCGAGCGGATAAATCTGAGCGTTTGCAGCTATTTTTTTTCTGCCTACAAGGTCACAGATTCTTATTATGGATTCCTGATTAAAGTGCATCACTTGGTGTGTGATGGCGTATCGATGCAGAATATTATTCGCAGAGTATGCGAAAATTACGATGACATCGATTCTGTCTCCGGTGTTCATTTAACCGCGGACGATCAGAGTTATTTCTTGCAGCTAGAAGATGATTATTTATCTGGCGCTCAGTATCAGCGCGATAAATTATTCTGGCGACAGACGCTGGCTGGGCGGATTGAAAGTAGTAATTTTATTTTAGGAAATCGCAGCATTTCACCCCGCTCGATGCGAGCGATTTATGCTATTCCTGCCGAGGTGGACAGTCAGATCAAACAGGCTTGTAGCACGCTGGGATGCACGGAAAGCCTATTTTATTACGCAGCGGTCGCGCTGATGCTTTCCCGCTTTACTGACAGCGAATGTGTTTCATTTGGTTTCCCGCTGCATGGTAGAAAAAAGGCCGATCTGAAAAGAAATGCAATGACGGTTTCTACCGTACCCGTGCAGATTCGCGTGGATGAATCAGCCAGCTTTGCCGATTTAATCAAAGGTGCATCGGCACAGAATAATCGGTTATATCGGCATCAAAAATATGATTACACGGAGCTTGTGCAGGACAATCGGATGCTTTACTCCGCCAACGCCCTGTTTGATGTCAGCTTTAATTATGCCAACACGCACTATGATGTGCAGTTAGCGGGACAGCCTCTTATCGTTGAGGATATCGCGCCTGGCGAACAGCATTACTCGATTCAGTTTTTATTTAAAGCGTTGGTAAATGGCGAAAAGACGGAAATTTATTGCGATTACAAGACTGAAGAGTACGAGCGCCAGCAAATAGATTCCACCGTTCAGTCTCTGCTGGCACTTCTTGAGGCGGTTAGCGCTAACCCGCACCGTCAACTGCTGACCCTTGCACCCTTACCTCAGCAGGATCTTCATCGTATTACAACCGCACATCTGAATGCGCCGCCTGCTGAGAGCAGCGTTGTCTCGCTGTTTTTTGCCGCAGCGAAGGAGAATGATGCACGGATTGCCGTTATTGATAGTCAGCAAACTCTTACCTATCGAGCGCTGGCGCAGCAGGTCTGCGATATCAGCGCGCATCTCTCCTCCGCAGGTGTGGAAGCTGGATCGCGCGTGGCTATTTTGTTGCCTAAAAGCGCTGAGCTGGTTGCCACCTTATTGGCGGTGATGGCGCTTGGCGCGGCCTATATTCCGCTGGAAAAAGATATGCCGCAGGAGCGGATTAACTATATTGTGCATGATAGTGAATGTGCTCTCGTCATTAGCTGCCAACAGTGGGCGGAGTTGCTGCCGTCAGGTATCCGCTGGTGCGATAGTGCGATATTTACCTCTGTCGCCACGAAAGCCGCTCTGCCCGATTTGGCGCTAAGCTGTCGACCAACGACACTGGCCTACCTGATTTATACCTCCGGTTCCACCGGGCAGCCAAAAGGCACTCTCATTCGTCATGCCGAATTAGTCAATTACTGCCAGTGGGCGGCCCGGCAATATTATCCCCACAAGTCAGATGTCGCCGCCTTCTATACCCCCTTGACGTTTGATTTGACTGTTACGTCACTGTTTCCGGCCTTGCTCGCCGGCGCGGCGATAAAAGTCTATACCGAGAATGAGAGTTTTATTCTCAACGATATTATTCAGGATGGCGTGGCGACCGTGGTGAAGTGTACGCCTTCACATTTACGCGCGATTCAGAATGAAACGGTGGGCAGAGAATGCGCCGTTAAACGTTTTGTGGTGGGGGGAGAGAATTTAAAAACCAGCGTGGCTAAAAGCACCTGGCATCAATTTGGCGGCAGAGTGGATATTTTGAATGAATACGGCCCAACTGAAACCGTCGTCGGTTGTATGATTCACCGCTTCGATCCGCAAAAAGACGTGGGATCTTCCGTTCCTATCGGCGAGCCCATTGATAATACGCAGATTTATATTGTTGACCGCTTTGGGCGACATTGCGCGCCTTACATGAAAGGGGAGATGATTATCGCGGGAAACGGGGTATCTGCCGGGTACTGGAATCGGAAAGAAATGACGCGACAGAAGTTTATCCGCGATAAATATTACCCTCAACAGCGCGCTTATCACTCCGGCGATCTCGCCTGGCGTACCGCCAACAGCGGCATTATCTACTCAGGACGCATTGATAATCAGGTCAAAATTCGCGGACACCGGATTGAAATCGAAGAGATTGAGGTAAAACTACTGGCGCATGAGGCAGTTCAGGACGGGACCATTTTAGTTGACGGCGTCGGCAGCGATACGGCAACGATTAAAGCGTTCGTGGTGTTGCAATCTGATGCCTCTATCAGCGCTGAGGATCTGAAACACTATCTTGCCGATCATTTGCTTCCCTATATGGTGCCGCAGTCCATTCAGTGCGTTGATGAAATCCCCCTCACTTTTAATGGCAAAATCGATAGCGCGAGGCTTCTTGCGTTGCAGCCTGATGAGGTGGTGACTGCAAACGCACAGCCGATGAATACGCTTGAACGTACCGTGTTTGAAGCATTTAAACGCGTACTGGGTGGAAGCCAGTTCTCAATGTACAGCGATTTTTATCAGGCAGGGGGCGATTCGATCAAAGCGATTCAACTGGTTACCCTGCTGCAAAAACACGGGTTGGCTGTGACGGCGAAAGATGTGTTGCAACTGCCGGTGCCGAAGTCGCTGTGCCATCTTATTGCGAGTCGCGTTCATCAGGCCAAAGAGACGTCACCCGCTCCGACGTCTTTCGCACCTACGCCGATTATAAAATGGTTCGGCGATTTATCTCTGCCCCGGCCGGAAATCTATCACCAGATGCTATGTGTTTCGCTACCGCAGGCTTTGGGGCAAGAGGCGCTGGCGTCTATTTTTGATCTGCTGGTGCAGGCTCACCCTATTCTGAATTGTGCGGTGAAAGATAATGATCTGATGTTACAGGTGAGGCAGGAAAAATGGCCTGGTATTCAGCGTGTAGCTGTTGGCGCGCCGGGACAGGCCGTTGCGGTGGCTGAGGCACTATTATCTCAGGCTCGCTGGCCAGAGGACGCGCTGTTCCAGGCTGTGCTGCTGGATGGGGAAAATAGCGTGGAGCAAGAGCTAATGCTGCTGGCACATCATTTGGTTATTGATGGCGTCTCCTGGCACCTGTTGATCGCTGATTTGACTACTCTGGTTGAACAGCACTTACAGCGGCAGACACTGAATTTACCCGCGGCCAACAACCATTACGCACAGTGGGTTGCATTTATTGATGGCGATGCGCACAAGGTAAGTGATGTGGAACGGGCCTTCTGGCAGGAGCAAATTAGCGCCACACCCTTGTTTGACAACCAGACTCGCGTGTCGGAATCCGCTACGCTTGGCCTGTTCAGTGTGACCCTCGCCGACGTAACGTTCGCCAGATTCACTTTGCTTTGTACTCGTCTGAAAATCAGGCCCAACGAACTGTTATTCTCCTTATACACCTATGCGCTGTTTAGGGTTTTCCACCAAAGCGAGTTTACTGTTGAAATTGAGGGCATTGGCCGCACTTCTGCACGGTGCGATATTGATTTAAGCCGTAACATCGGCTGGTTTACGGCGGTTTATCCGCTGAAATCATCCTGTAAAGAAGATATTTTTCAGCATATCAGACAAACGAAACGACATATTCGTCAGGTCAGCGACAATGGTATCGCCTGGCAAGCGATGCGTTATTCCCAGGGGGGAGAAAGATGGCAACGTCCAGGGAATTTACCCCGCTTTAACTATCTGGGAGACTTTTCTGATACGCATCACCAGAGCTCAGTGAATATTCGCTACATTCATCCTTACGCTATTTCAGCAGTGGAGAATGTTTACAGCGATGTACTGGATTTTAATATTTACTGGGAGGGAGAATGCAAAGTTAGTGTGAGCTACGTTGAGCAGGTTATTACGCCGCAACAGTTGAACGCTATAGTCGATAATATGGCGAATCAAATAAATAGGCTGATGGAATTAACTCCTGCTGATGCTATTCAATTTTATCTAAGCAGTGATTTCCCGACGATTTCTCTCACAGATTCTGAATTGGAAAAACTCGTCTTCGCATTACCCTCTTCTTAA